In Rattus norvegicus strain BN/NHsdMcwi chromosome 1, GRCr8, whole genome shotgun sequence, a genomic segment contains:
- the Ndufc2 gene encoding NADH dehydrogenase [ubiquinone] 1 subunit C2, translating into MMNGRPGHEPLRFLPDEARRLPPPKLNDPRLVYIGFLGYCTGLMDNMMRMRPVMKAGLHRQLLYVTSFFFAGYFYLKRQNYLYAVRDHDMFGYIKLHPEDFPEKEKKTYAEILEPFHPVR; encoded by the exons ATGATGAACGGCCGGCCGGGCCATGAGCCCTTAAGATTCTTGCCGGATGAGGCCCGGAGACTGCCCCCGCCCAAGCTGAACGACCCGCGGCTTGTCTACATCGGCTTCCTGGGCTACTGCACGGGCCTGATGGACAACATGATGCGAATGAGACCTGTGATGAAAGCAG GTTTGCATCGCCAGCTTCTGTATGttacttcctttttctttgctggatatttttatttaaaacgtCAAAACTATCTGTATGCTGTGAGGGACCATGACATGTTCGGGTATATAAAATTACATCCAGAAGATTTTCCTGAGAAAG agaagaaaacttATGCTGAAATTCTTGAGCCATTCCATCCAGTGCGTTGA
- the Ndufc2 gene encoding NADH dehydrogenase [ubiquinone] 1 subunit C2 isoform X1, whose translation MMNGRPGHEPLRFLPDEARRLPPPKLNDPRLVYIGFLGYCTGLMDNMMRMRPVMKAGEGCEAVLPGGGATGLSTKVCIASFCMLLPFSLLDIFI comes from the exons ATGATGAACGGCCGGCCGGGCCATGAGCCCTTAAGATTCTTGCCGGATGAGGCCCGGAGACTGCCCCCGCCCAAGCTGAACGACCCGCGGCTTGTCTACATCGGCTTCCTGGGCTACTGCACGGGCCTGATGGACAACATGATGCGAATGAGACCTGTGATGAAAGCAGGTGAGGGCTGCGAGGCCGTCCTACCCGGAGGAGGAGCTACAGGGTTGTCTACTAAG GTTTGCATCGCCAGCTTCTGTATGttacttcctttttctttgctggatatttttatttaa